One Mya arenaria isolate MELC-2E11 chromosome 7, ASM2691426v1 genomic window carries:
- the LOC128240907 gene encoding hemocytin-like gives MSFIFLEILVLSLIATKAESKDNFRAKVYTGKEVTTSNSSTLGVSLIQCQNMCVLARRKGTSNICGYDKVSKTCFYSFDTEHDVLSTSEVTKVVLIPIEDACQSSEYLVNGMEPVLDDQITASSVYNEAHDTRGSRLDSVPTSSHVGAWKAGKNDTNQYIQVQFNCPNHVIGVAMQGRPVSTDPNAIVGVDCCYQRVTAYKLLYSGDCVNFLTIRDSGGSDVIFDGNTDQDTVVTSMLPSPVTALCVRINPVTWFGGYISLRFDILGCSMNEQQHSK, from the exons ATGTCTTTTATCTTTCTTGAAATATTGGTACTTAGTTTAATAGCAACAAAAGCTGAGTCAAAAGACAACTTTCGAGCCAAAGTATATACAGGGAAAGAAGTCACAACATCGAATTCAAGTACCTTGGGAGTTTCTCTTATACAATGTCAAAACATGTGTGTCTTGGCTAGAAGGAAGGGCACGAGCAACATTTGCGGATATGACAAAGTGTCCAAAACATGTTTCTATAGTTTTGACACCGAACATGACGTCCTCAGTACTTCTGAAGTCACGAAGGTCGTGCTTATACCTATTGAAG ATGCCTGTCAGAGTTCAGAGTACCTAGTAAACGGAATGGAACCTGTGCTCGACGACCAGATAACCGCCTCGTCTGTGTATAATGAGGCGCATGATACAAGAGGTTCCCGACTCGATTCCGTGCCGACTAGTTCACATGTTGGTGCATGGAAAGCTGGGAAAAACGACACAAATCAGTACATACAG GTGCAGTTCAATTGCCCTAATCACGTGATAGGTGTTGCTATGCAAGGTCGACCAGTTAGCACAGACCCGAATGCCATCGTCGGAGTTGATTGTTGTTACCAGCGCGTGACCGCGTACAAACTTCTCTACAGTGGTGACTGTGTGAACTTTCTCACGATCAGGGACTCCGGTGGGTCggatgtg ATATTTGACGGGAACACGGATCAGGATACGGTTGTTACATCGATGTTGCCAAGTCCGGTAACCGCTCTCTGTGTCAGAATCAACCCAGTCACGTGGTTTGGTGGCTATATCAGCCTGAGGTTCGATATTCTCGGATGTTCCATGAATGAGCAGCAGCACTCAAAATAA